One Parageobacillus sp. KH3-4 genomic region harbors:
- the ytkD gene encoding RNA deprotection pyrophosphohydrolase codes for MDAFFDYYGNRVLLSFMDHPFSLKPGHVWVICRYEGQWLLTNHPERGLEFPGGKVEKGETPEQAAVREVKEETGGIVGSLTYIGQYKVVEPAITKNIYFAEIAAIVEQSSYLETDGPVLLRSLPENIRFDERFSFIMKDNVLQYTLKEMKRRSLWRGERL; via the coding sequence ATGGATGCTTTTTTTGACTACTACGGAAATCGCGTGTTATTGTCGTTTATGGATCATCCGTTTTCACTGAAGCCCGGACACGTTTGGGTCATCTGCCGCTATGAGGGGCAATGGCTGCTAACGAATCATCCGGAACGCGGGTTGGAATTTCCCGGTGGAAAAGTAGAAAAGGGAGAAACACCGGAACAAGCCGCAGTTCGCGAAGTGAAAGAAGAAACAGGGGGAATTGTTGGGTCGTTAACGTATATTGGCCAATATAAAGTAGTAGAGCCGGCCATTACAAAAAATATATACTTTGCGGAAATCGCGGCGATCGTCGAGCAGTCCTCTTATTTGGAAACAGACGGTCCAGTGTTGTTGCGTTCATTGCCGGAAAATATTCGCTTCGATGAACGGTTTAGTTTTATCATGAAGGACAATGTATTGCAATATACGTTAAAAGAAATGAAGAGACGTTCTTTGTGGCGCGGCGAACGTCTCTAA
- the yidD gene encoding membrane protein insertion efficiency factor YidD, which translates to MAKKLLISFIRFYQIFISPLKPPTCRFYPTCSHYGLEAVKRFGAIKGGWLTMKRILKCHPFHPGGFDPVPEKQEKRQS; encoded by the coding sequence ATGGCGAAAAAATTGTTAATTTCCTTCATCCGTTTTTACCAAATTTTCATTTCTCCGTTAAAGCCGCCGACATGCCGTTTTTATCCGACTTGCTCGCACTATGGTTTAGAAGCGGTGAAACGGTTTGGCGCCATCAAAGGCGGCTGGCTGACGATGAAGCGAATTTTAAAATGCCACCCGTTTCATCCCGGCGGATTCGATCCTGTTCCCGAAAAGCAGGAAAAACGCCAATCATAA
- a CDS encoding S-ribosylhomocysteine lyase, which produces MPSVESFELDHCAVKAPYVRHCGVHKVGSDGVVNKFDIRFCQPNKQAMKPDALHTLEHLLAYTIRKHAEKHDHFDIIDISPMGCQTGFYLVVGGSPTVDEIIDLLEETMKDALNATEVPAATERQCGQAKLHDLEGAKRLMRFWLEHDKEELKKVFG; this is translated from the coding sequence ATGCCTTCAGTAGAAAGCTTTGAGTTGGACCATTGCGCTGTGAAAGCTCCATATGTCAGACATTGTGGCGTCCATAAAGTCGGAAGCGATGGCGTTGTGAATAAATTTGATATTCGTTTTTGCCAGCCTAATAAGCAAGCGATGAAACCGGACGCGCTTCACACGCTTGAGCATTTGTTAGCTTATACCATCCGCAAACATGCGGAAAAGCACGATCATTTCGATATTATTGATATTTCGCCAATGGGCTGCCAAACTGGATTTTATCTTGTTGTGGGCGGTTCCCCGACCGTTGATGAAATTATTGACTTGCTGGAAGAAACGATGAAAGATGCGCTGAATGCTACGGAAGTTCCAGCGGCAACGGAGCGGCAATGCGGGCAAGCAAAATTGCATGATCTTGAAGGGGCAAAGCGGTTAATGCGCTTCTGGCTGGAGCATGATAAAGAGGAATTAAAGAAAGTGTTTGGATAA
- a CDS encoding o-succinylbenzoate--CoA ligase — translation MQTSLPNWLMQRAFLTPERIAVYDEQVQKTFMELHESAVKKARQLANAGVRKGDIVAVFMKNSVAMIEFIHALHYLGAIVLLQNTRLTSYELAWQLKDSGAVCVITDDELADRIEENVRVITVSELSALPEANAEFQQYYHFDDVATIMYTSGTTGKPKGVLQTYGNHWWSAIGSALNLGLHENDCWLAAVPFFHISGLSIMMRSVIYGMSMYVMHAFDAKKANDLIIAGKVTIMSVVSAMLQKMIADLGERRYPATFRCMLLGGGPAPKPLLEVCKAKGIPVYQTYGMTETSSQIVTLAPEYSLTKLGSAGKPLFPAQLRIEKDGQTARPYEPGEIVVKGPNVTKGYLHRPEATGKAIRDGWLYTGDIGYIDEDGFLYVLDRRSDLIISGGENVYPAEIEAVLLSHEAVEEAGVIGIDDETWGQVPCAFVKLKSGYSATAEQLKQFCQERLAKYKIPKQIYFVEQLPRNASQKLLRRQLKQLIPNN, via the coding sequence ATGCAAACATCGCTTCCAAATTGGCTTATGCAGCGAGCGTTTTTGACACCTGAACGCATTGCTGTTTATGATGAACAAGTACAAAAAACGTTTATGGAGCTTCATGAGTCTGCTGTGAAAAAGGCGCGCCAGCTTGCAAACGCGGGGGTGCGCAAAGGAGATATCGTTGCTGTTTTCATGAAAAACAGCGTGGCGATGATCGAATTCATTCACGCTCTTCATTATCTTGGCGCGATTGTTTTGCTGCAAAACACGCGTTTGACTTCCTATGAGCTTGCCTGGCAATTAAAAGATAGTGGAGCGGTGTGCGTGATTACCGATGATGAGTTGGCGGACCGAATCGAAGAAAACGTTCGGGTGATTACCGTAAGTGAATTGTCCGCTTTGCCTGAGGCGAATGCCGAATTTCAGCAATATTATCATTTTGACGATGTCGCTACCATCATGTATACGTCAGGAACGACGGGAAAGCCAAAAGGCGTATTACAAACTTACGGAAATCATTGGTGGAGCGCTATCGGTTCAGCGTTAAATTTAGGATTGCATGAGAATGACTGCTGGCTTGCAGCTGTTCCGTTTTTTCATATTAGCGGCTTGTCGATTATGATGCGAAGCGTTATATATGGAATGAGCATGTATGTCATGCATGCTTTCGATGCAAAAAAAGCGAATGACCTCATTATTGCCGGGAAAGTCACGATCATGTCTGTGGTCAGTGCGATGTTGCAAAAAATGATAGCCGATCTTGGCGAGAGGCGGTATCCGGCGACGTTTCGCTGCATGCTGCTTGGCGGCGGGCCTGCTCCGAAACCGTTGCTGGAAGTATGTAAAGCAAAAGGAATTCCCGTGTATCAGACGTACGGCATGACGGAAACGTCATCGCAAATTGTCACGCTTGCGCCGGAATATAGTTTAACAAAGCTTGGTTCCGCAGGAAAGCCGTTGTTTCCAGCACAGCTTCGCATCGAAAAGGATGGACAAACGGCCCGTCCGTATGAACCGGGAGAAATTGTTGTAAAAGGCCCAAATGTTACAAAAGGATATTTGCACCGGCCGGAGGCAACGGGAAAAGCGATTCGCGATGGCTGGCTTTATACTGGAGATATCGGGTATATCGATGAAGACGGATTTCTATATGTATTAGACCGCCGTTCCGATCTTATCATTTCCGGTGGAGAAAACGTTTATCCGGCTGAAATTGAAGCGGTGCTTCTTTCCCATGAGGCGGTAGAGGAAGCGGGAGTAATAGGAATCGATGATGAAACATGGGGACAAGTGCCGTGCGCATTTGTGAAACTAAAAAGCGGTTATTCGGCGACGGCAGAACAGTTAAAACAATTTTGCCAAGAGCGTTTAGCAAAATATAAAATCCCAAAACAAATCTATTTTGTCGAACAATTGCCGCGCAACGCTTCGCAAAAACTATTGCGCCGCCAATTAAAACAGCTAATTCCAAACAATTAA
- a CDS encoding GTP-binding protein, with protein sequence MKKIPVTVLSGYLGAGKTTLLNHILHNREEKKIAVIVNDMSEINIDAELIRQGGFSRTEEKLVQIQNGCICCTLREDLIKEVEKLVETGNIDYIVIESSGISEPIPVAQTFTYIDKELGIDLTKKCRLDTMVTVVDANRFWADFASGESLLDRKQAVDETDTREVVDLLIDQIEFADVILLNKVDLIRPEDAKKLEGVLKKLNPEAKIIQTTFGQVPLDEILNTHLFDFEKASQAAGWMKELNEEHTPETEEYGISSFVYRRRRPFHPERFMNWLENWPVEVVRAKGFFWLASRNDMCSLLSQAGTSIMIQGAGEWVAVYPEAERQQILKEDPELLAKWDETYGDRMTELVFIGIDMNRQEIETSLDECLLTDEEMKQDWATFLDPLPKFTVSQ encoded by the coding sequence ATGAAAAAAATACCTGTTACTGTATTAAGCGGTTATCTTGGTGCAGGGAAAACGACGCTGCTCAATCATATCTTGCATAACCGAGAAGAAAAGAAAATCGCAGTTATTGTGAATGATATGAGCGAAATAAATATTGATGCTGAACTGATTCGACAAGGTGGTTTTTCTCGCACCGAAGAAAAGCTGGTGCAAATTCAAAACGGCTGCATTTGTTGTACGTTGCGTGAAGATTTAATCAAAGAGGTGGAAAAGCTAGTAGAAACCGGAAACATTGATTATATTGTCATCGAGTCCTCAGGAATTAGTGAACCAATTCCAGTAGCGCAAACATTTACATATATTGATAAAGAGCTAGGAATTGACCTAACAAAAAAATGTCGTTTGGATACGATGGTTACAGTTGTCGACGCGAATCGCTTTTGGGCGGATTTTGCATCAGGTGAAAGCTTGCTTGACCGAAAGCAAGCTGTGGACGAAACGGATACACGTGAAGTGGTGGACTTGCTGATTGATCAAATCGAATTTGCCGATGTTATTCTACTAAATAAAGTTGACCTTATTCGTCCGGAAGATGCGAAAAAACTTGAAGGCGTGTTAAAAAAGTTAAACCCGGAAGCGAAAATTATCCAAACAACATTCGGCCAAGTGCCACTGGACGAAATTTTAAATACCCATTTATTCGACTTTGAAAAAGCTAGTCAAGCTGCAGGATGGATGAAAGAATTGAATGAGGAACATACTCCAGAAACAGAAGAGTATGGCATCTCTTCGTTTGTTTATCGCAGAAGACGTCCGTTTCATCCAGAACGTTTCATGAATTGGCTTGAGAATTGGCCGGTTGAAGTTGTTCGCGCAAAAGGCTTTTTCTGGCTTGCTTCAAGAAATGACATGTGCAGTCTTTTATCACAGGCAGGAACATCCATTATGATTCAAGGAGCTGGTGAATGGGTTGCTGTTTATCCAGAAGCGGAACGCCAACAAATTCTTAAAGAAGATCCTGAGTTGCTCGCTAAGTGGGATGAGACATATGGAGATCGCATGACGGAACTCGTCTTTATCGGCATTGACATGAATCGCCAGGAAATTGAAACGTCTTTAGATGAGTGTTTGCTGACAGATGAGGAAATGAAACAAGATTGGGCGACATTTTTAGATCCTCTTCCTAAATTTACTGTTTCCCAATGA
- a CDS encoding DUF1540 domain-containing protein: MAKDVLCEVKNCYYWAEGNRCSAESIYVVSHHGKMASDSTETDCKTFMPSDEA; this comes from the coding sequence ATGGCAAAAGATGTGCTTTGTGAAGTGAAAAACTGCTATTATTGGGCGGAAGGAAACCGCTGCAGTGCAGAATCGATTTATGTCGTAAGCCATCACGGGAAAATGGCATCGGATTCCACTGAAACGGATTGTAAAACGTTCATGCCTTCGGATGAAGCGTAA
- a CDS encoding ABC transporter permease yields MKQTNEQIRFFHQQYIASRKKEKRLIRFFQLIIFVSFFLLWEAASRHHWIDPLLFSSPSAIWGLFVQNLADNSLVTHAFVTLLETMLGFMIGTVAGACFGALLWWFPRLAKTLDPYLVVFNAMPKVALGPILIVALGPGFTSIIAMGVIISVIITTIVVYSAFQEVDANYLKVLKTFGATRYQCFKEAVLPSSFPTIISTLKVNVGLSWVGVITGEFLVSKLGLGYMIIYGFQVFNFTLVLMSLLVIALLSTVMYQAVSMIEKKLMKHR; encoded by the coding sequence TTGAAACAAACAAATGAACAAATTCGTTTTTTTCACCAGCAGTACATTGCGTCACGAAAAAAAGAAAAGCGGCTTATTCGCTTTTTTCAGCTTATCATATTTGTTTCCTTTTTTCTGCTATGGGAGGCGGCAAGCCGGCATCACTGGATCGACCCGCTTTTGTTCAGCTCGCCTTCCGCGATTTGGGGCTTATTTGTTCAAAATCTGGCCGACAACTCTCTCGTTACCCATGCGTTCGTCACTTTATTGGAAACGATGTTAGGGTTTATGATCGGCACGGTCGCAGGGGCATGTTTCGGCGCCCTTCTTTGGTGGTTTCCGCGCTTGGCAAAAACGCTTGATCCGTATTTAGTCGTGTTTAACGCCATGCCGAAAGTGGCGCTCGGTCCCATTCTCATCGTCGCTCTCGGTCCGGGATTCACTTCGATTATCGCGATGGGAGTCATTATTTCTGTCATCATTACGACGATCGTCGTCTACTCTGCCTTTCAGGAAGTCGATGCCAACTATCTCAAAGTATTGAAAACATTTGGCGCCACCCGCTATCAATGTTTTAAGGAAGCGGTGCTGCCATCGTCGTTCCCGACGATTATTTCTACGTTAAAAGTCAATGTCGGTTTATCGTGGGTCGGAGTTATTACCGGCGAATTTCTCGTCTCCAAATTAGGGCTTGGCTATATGATCATTTACGGATTCCAAGTTTTTAACTTTACGCTTGTGCTAATGAGCCTGCTCGTCATCGCTCTTTTATCAACCGTCATGTATCAAGCTGTCAGCATGATCGAAAAAAAATTAATGAAACATCGTTAG
- a CDS encoding phage holin family protein — protein MQKYMSMLGVSFVGSFVSFLIGGVDLLVIILLCFVIADYVTGLIASAIEGKLSSQVGFRGIVRKILVFVLVAASHLLDIAIGWGNHFIRDAIIFFYIINEFISIVENVGRAGVPLPSFLRKAIELLKDETD, from the coding sequence ATGCAAAAATATATGTCGATGTTGGGCGTTTCGTTTGTTGGTTCATTTGTTTCATTTCTCATTGGAGGCGTGGACTTATTAGTTATTATTTTACTTTGCTTTGTGATAGCAGACTACGTAACAGGATTGATCGCTAGCGCCATCGAAGGAAAATTGTCGAGCCAAGTCGGATTTCGCGGTATTGTCCGCAAGATACTCGTTTTTGTTTTAGTGGCTGCTTCTCATTTATTAGATATCGCGATTGGCTGGGGCAATCATTTTATTCGTGATGCTATTATTTTCTTCTATATAATAAATGAGTTTATCTCTATTGTTGAAAATGTGGGGAGAGCGGGTGTACCGCTTCCATCTTTTTTAAGGAAGGCGATCGAGCTTCTTAAAGATGAGACAGACTAA
- a CDS encoding DUF2325 domain-containing protein, with protein MTSLLVVGADHLGNITDKLIDSGFQEIIHLDGRKVNMVKRDIPEHVDIVFVMTDYVNHNLAKAIKQKAKSKDKPIYFVKRSWSSIHSVIEKIEKRK; from the coding sequence ATGACATCTTTATTAGTGGTGGGCGCAGATCATTTAGGAAATATTACGGATAAACTAATCGATTCAGGGTTTCAAGAAATCATCCATCTCGATGGCCGCAAAGTCAATATGGTGAAACGCGACATCCCAGAACATGTCGATATTGTTTTCGTCATGACGGATTACGTTAATCATAATTTGGCAAAGGCAATCAAACAAAAAGCGAAAAGCAAAGACAAGCCAATTTATTTTGTCAAACGTTCCTGGAGCTCTATTCATTCTGTTATTGAAAAAATCGAAAAAAGAAAATGA
- a CDS encoding beta-propeller fold lactonase family protein encodes MKKWLWLCMLFILLMMVGCQTNKVFDAETKVIRHEPVHSDNIAINKKGDTLYIANIDINSVTIFNTKTKKKEAEIRVGKEPRQLALSPDEQWLYVSCMYDDRVDIISLKEKKVVDHLKTGIEPFGVVTSQDGQTLYVANYRSGTLSVFDLAKRKKKTEIKIGDRPRALALTADGKKLYVTQYLDAKISVVDTKQNRVLKEIALAPSPDKEDRKKSQGIPNTLEQIVIAPDGKKAYIPHLLTNIDTPINFEETVFPAISVIDLQNDVELTDERKELFEEINVTDVHNQTMIVSNPYDLAFQPDGSKAYAVMSGSEDLVVFDLQRGGNATQILRRIEGNNPRGIVISPDGKTLYVHNAMSHDLAIIKTGGNSPYAKAKAIKGTIRLIAKDSLSPLVREGKTIFYSANSDEFAINITGNNWMSCASCHSDGDINKLTLLTPKGPRNVPSNILATKTGLFMWDGSRDDFTDYIHTVQSEMGGMTSIDAGKPLPPDVQHMYDALFAYLDDPRSFPVPKSPYRNPDGSLTAKAKEGEKLFNGKGNCLSCHSGEYFTDSPKAVDASGRLTTANTNYLHDIGTANPNDKPSEGDARAHFTNPRTPKQWDTPTLRGVWATAPYLHDGSAKTIEEAIERHQTKEVKTLTPGEIAAIAEYVRSLQ; translated from the coding sequence ATGAAAAAGTGGCTATGGCTATGTATGTTGTTTATTTTGTTGATGATGGTGGGCTGCCAAACGAACAAGGTCTTTGATGCGGAAACGAAAGTGATTCGCCATGAACCGGTTCATAGCGATAATATTGCGATCAACAAAAAGGGAGATACATTATACATCGCCAACATCGACATCAATTCGGTCACTATTTTTAACACGAAAACGAAAAAAAAGGAAGCGGAAATTCGAGTTGGCAAAGAGCCAAGACAGCTCGCTTTAAGCCCTGATGAGCAGTGGCTATACGTTTCCTGCATGTATGATGATCGCGTCGATATCATTTCGTTGAAAGAGAAAAAAGTCGTCGACCATTTGAAAACGGGAATCGAGCCGTTTGGCGTAGTGACAAGCCAAGACGGCCAAACGCTCTATGTGGCGAATTATCGTTCTGGCACTTTATCGGTATTCGATTTAGCGAAAAGAAAGAAGAAAACAGAAATCAAAATTGGCGATCGGCCGCGCGCGCTCGCCTTAACCGCCGATGGGAAAAAATTATATGTGACGCAATATTTAGATGCCAAGATTAGTGTAGTTGATACGAAACAAAACCGTGTTCTGAAAGAAATTGCGCTCGCTCCGTCGCCAGATAAAGAAGACCGCAAAAAAAGCCAAGGCATTCCAAATACGTTGGAGCAAATCGTGATTGCGCCTGACGGAAAAAAAGCGTATATTCCTCATTTACTGACGAATATTGACACGCCAATTAACTTTGAGGAGACGGTGTTTCCAGCGATTTCTGTGATTGATTTGCAAAACGATGTAGAGCTAACGGACGAACGGAAAGAGCTGTTTGAAGAAATCAACGTAACGGATGTCCACAATCAAACGATGATCGTTTCCAACCCTTATGATCTTGCCTTTCAACCTGATGGAAGCAAAGCGTATGCAGTCATGTCGGGAAGCGAAGATTTGGTTGTATTTGATTTGCAGCGAGGAGGGAATGCTACGCAAATTTTGCGGCGCATTGAAGGGAATAATCCGCGCGGGATTGTCATTTCCCCAGACGGCAAAACATTGTACGTGCATAATGCGATGAGCCATGATCTTGCCATTATTAAAACGGGAGGAAACAGCCCGTACGCAAAAGCAAAAGCGATAAAGGGAACGATCCGTTTAATTGCTAAAGATTCGTTATCGCCGCTTGTGCGTGAAGGAAAAACGATCTTTTATAGCGCCAATAGCGATGAATTTGCGATAAATATTACGGGGAATAACTGGATGAGCTGCGCATCTTGCCATAGCGACGGCGACATCAATAAACTTACTTTGCTGACACCGAAAGGCCCGCGCAATGTTCCAAGCAACATTTTAGCGACGAAAACGGGACTATTTATGTGGGACGGTTCGCGCGATGATTTTACCGATTATATTCATACTGTGCAGAGCGAAATGGGCGGAATGACAAGCATTGACGCCGGAAAGCCACTGCCTCCGGACGTGCAGCATATGTATGACGCGCTGTTCGCTTATTTGGATGATCCAAGGTCTTTTCCGGTTCCAAAAAGTCCGTACCGCAATCCGGACGGAAGCTTGACAGCGAAAGCGAAGGAAGGGGAAAAGCTTTTTAACGGCAAAGGAAATTGCCTCAGCTGCCACAGCGGCGAATATTTCACCGATAGCCCTAAAGCGGTCGATGCTAGCGGACGTTTGACAACGGCGAATACGAATTATTTGCATGACATCGGTACGGCAAATCCGAACGATAAGCCATCTGAAGGTGACGCAAGGGCGCATTTTACAAATCCGCGCACGCCGAAGCAATGGGATACTCCAACGTTGCGCGGCGTATGGGCGACCGCCCCGTACTTGCATGATGGCAGCGCAAAAACGATTGAAGAAGCGATCGAGCGTCATCAGACAAAGGAAGTGAAAACGTTGACACCAGGGGAAATTGCGGCAATTGCGGAATATGTGCGTTCACTGCAATAA
- a CDS encoding Dps family protein, whose translation MPKQLTDIVNKQIANWSVLYIKLHNYHWYVKGSQFFTLHEKFEQLYNEAALHIDELAERLLALGGAPVATMKECLEQSSVKEATGQETAEQMVATIVSDFETMIAELKEGMQVADEVGDETTGDMLLGIHQSLEKHVWMLKSFLGR comes from the coding sequence ATGCCAAAACAATTAACAGACATTGTGAACAAGCAGATTGCTAATTGGAGTGTCCTTTACATTAAACTCCATAATTATCATTGGTATGTAAAAGGTTCTCAATTTTTTACGCTTCACGAGAAATTTGAGCAATTGTATAACGAGGCTGCGCTACATATCGATGAATTGGCGGAACGTCTTCTTGCGCTTGGCGGGGCGCCAGTTGCGACGATGAAAGAATGCTTAGAACAATCGTCTGTAAAAGAAGCGACTGGGCAAGAAACAGCGGAACAAATGGTGGCAACGATTGTAAGCGATTTTGAAACGATGATTGCAGAATTAAAAGAAGGAATGCAAGTAGCTGATGAAGTTGGAGACGAAACGACAGGCGACATGTTGCTTGGCATTCATCAAAGTTTGGAAAAACATGTATGGATGCTAAAATCGTTCCTTGGCCGATAA
- the menB gene encoding 1,4-dihydroxy-2-naphthoyl-CoA synthase has protein sequence MAIEWVKEREYEDIIYETYNGIAKITINRPEVHNAFRPKTVAEMIDAFSHARDDSKIGVIILTGAGGKAFCSGGDQKVRGHGGYVGEDQIPRLNVLDLQRLIRVIPKPVIAMVAGYAIGGGHVLHVVCDLTIAADNAIFGQTGPKVGSFDGGYGAGYLARIVGHKKAREIWYLCRQYTAQEALEMGLVNKVVPLEQLEEETVKWAQEILEKSPTAIRFLKAAFNADSDGLAGIQQLAGDATLLFYTTDEAKEGRDAFKEKRQPNFKQFPRFP, from the coding sequence ATGGCCATTGAGTGGGTAAAGGAACGCGAGTATGAAGATATTATATACGAAACGTATAACGGCATTGCGAAAATTACGATCAATCGCCCGGAAGTACATAACGCGTTCCGTCCAAAAACCGTCGCTGAAATGATCGACGCCTTTTCACATGCGCGTGATGACTCGAAAATCGGCGTCATTATTTTGACGGGAGCAGGCGGAAAAGCGTTTTGTTCCGGCGGGGACCAAAAAGTGCGCGGCCATGGGGGATATGTCGGTGAAGACCAAATTCCGCGGCTAAATGTATTAGATTTGCAGCGATTAATTCGCGTCATTCCAAAACCTGTGATTGCCATGGTCGCTGGCTATGCGATCGGCGGCGGTCATGTGCTGCACGTTGTTTGCGATTTGACGATTGCGGCAGACAACGCGATTTTTGGACAAACAGGTCCAAAAGTGGGCAGTTTTGACGGCGGATATGGCGCGGGCTATTTGGCGCGTATTGTTGGGCATAAAAAAGCGCGTGAAATTTGGTATTTATGCCGCCAATATACCGCGCAGGAAGCGTTGGAAATGGGGCTTGTCAATAAAGTTGTGCCATTAGAGCAATTGGAAGAAGAAACGGTGAAATGGGCGCAAGAAATTTTAGAAAAAAGCCCAACGGCGATTCGCTTCTTGAAAGCGGCGTTTAACGCCGATTCCGACGGCTTGGCCGGCATTCAGCAGCTCGCCGGTGACGCAACATTGCTATTCTATACAACCGATGAGGCAAAAGAAGGAAGAGATGCATTTAAAGAAAAACGCCAACCAAACTTCAAACAATTCCCGCGTTTTCCATAA
- a CDS encoding hydrolase, whose product MAEQQKKTYYVSIATGEISQVKTASPWDFQIEATDDEIIQLREYFDQNYSTDWQAFWRTHVPYVQYHYDRENDAYDETLKKIYQLIYKLGNEEAKEHIRSLGFIWKETEE is encoded by the coding sequence GTGGCGGAACAGCAAAAGAAAACATATTATGTGTCGATCGCAACAGGGGAAATTTCGCAAGTCAAGACGGCTTCCCCGTGGGATTTTCAAATTGAAGCGACAGATGATGAAATTATCCAATTGCGCGAGTACTTCGATCAAAACTATTCAACGGACTGGCAGGCGTTTTGGCGCACTCATGTTCCGTATGTTCAATATCATTACGATCGTGAAAACGATGCCTATGACGAAACATTAAAGAAAATATACCAACTTATTTATAAGCTGGGGAACGAAGAAGCAAAAGAACATATTCGTTCGCTTGGCTTCATCTGGAAGGAAACAGAAGAATAA
- a CDS encoding metal ABC transporter substrate-binding protein, with amino-acid sequence MKAKPFILSLLLVVSAFLYGCNAEKNHEQTEKAKDVLTIYTTVYPLEDFTKKIGGDYVDVKSIYPPGVEAHTFEPTTKTMKQLADADAFIYIGQGMESFADKLKETLKNEQVHFLAATEGIELLDSAHEEHAHEHGHEHEHHVDKDPHVWLDPVRSITMAEHIRDLLIELKPEKKETFTKNFEALKSKLEHLDQQFQTVVKKAPKKEILVAHAAYGYWEDRYGIKQLSVSGLSPTNEPSQKELAEIVKTAKQHHIKYVIFEQNTTSKITEIVKNEIGADSLRLHNLESLTSEDKKANKDYFALMEENIRVLQKALQ; translated from the coding sequence ATGAAAGCAAAACCATTTATTTTATCCCTTTTACTTGTGGTCTCTGCTTTTTTGTACGGTTGCAATGCTGAAAAAAATCACGAACAGACTGAAAAAGCAAAAGACGTTTTAACCATTTATACGACCGTTTATCCGCTTGAAGATTTTACGAAAAAAATCGGGGGCGACTATGTGGACGTGAAAAGCATTTATCCTCCTGGCGTCGAAGCGCATACATTTGAGCCGACAACAAAGACGATGAAACAGTTGGCCGATGCGGATGCGTTTATTTATATTGGGCAAGGGATGGAAAGCTTTGCCGATAAACTCAAAGAAACATTAAAGAATGAACAGGTTCATTTCCTCGCAGCTACTGAAGGGATCGAACTGTTAGACTCTGCACATGAAGAGCATGCGCACGAGCATGGACATGAACACGAGCATCACGTCGATAAAGATCCGCACGTATGGCTTGACCCAGTCCGCTCTATTACAATGGCTGAACATATTCGAGATTTGCTCATTGAACTAAAGCCAGAGAAAAAAGAAACATTTACAAAAAACTTTGAAGCATTGAAATCAAAATTAGAACATCTTGACCAACAATTTCAAACCGTCGTAAAGAAAGCTCCGAAAAAAGAAATTCTTGTTGCGCACGCTGCCTACGGATACTGGGAAGACCGCTATGGCATTAAACAGCTGAGCGTTTCCGGGCTTTCGCCAACGAATGAGCCTTCGCAGAAAGAATTAGCTGAAATTGTTAAAACAGCCAAACAACATCACATCAAATATGTCATTTTTGAGCAAAATACAACATCCAAAATTACTGAAATTGTAAAAAACGAGATTGGTGCTGATTCTTTGCGGCTGCACAACTTAGAATCGCTAACTTCCGAAGATAAAAAAGCAAATAAAGACTATTTCGCTCTCATGGAAGAAAATATTCGCGTGCTGCAAAAAGCGCTCCAATAA